A single window of Coffea eugenioides isolate CCC68of chromosome 7, Ceug_1.0, whole genome shotgun sequence DNA harbors:
- the LOC113777563 gene encoding pentatricopeptide repeat-containing protein At1g66345, mitochondrial-like — MAKLLLSKVQTPIYRSIIKPAQLLLHAHQFTHSCSEPADDKDAILTSICDSLSKDGLSWDSLTQKFSSVHLTIPQVEKVLIQLKEPINAKQALKFFHWSAHNMNLQHGMSSYCITIHILVKARLFKDAKALVESILVNKKSMHDGPVEMLNNVLDSLLGSYEVVGSTPFVFDLFMQTCAKLRIIDSVVDGCKVLDERGFGLSVISYNTLLHVMQKSEKTSLVWSLYEHMIDKRMYPNEVTYRILVRALGKEGRLKRFLDVVERIHGKRCSLPGMVVNTCLVFGLIDGGKVGEGMNLLKNMLQKNIIPDTISFSLVIMAKVRMGDLDAAWEVYEEMRKRGFEGNSFVSTSFIGAYCKQGKIEEAMRLMREMDDLGMKPYDETFNHLIEGCSGTGYLDESLKFCERMVKMGLLPSPLAFNMMVGKLCSDGEAKRVDEALTVLSEMGFVPDENTYSHLANGYMTLGDVERILKLYYEMEYRSLSPCSSFLNSLIIALCGHGRVREADEFLNLLKARSLIPGSHTYKTLIASHLEKGNKTRAQQLCEEMVEMS; from the coding sequence ATGGCAAAGCTCTTGCTTTCCAAAGTTCAAACTCCAATTTATCGCTCAATTATCAAACCTGCCCAACTTTTACTTCACGCTCACCAATTTACACACAGTTGTTCAGAGCCTGCAGATGATAAGGATGCAATCTTGACGTCCATATGTGACTCCTTAAGCAAAGATGGCCTGAGTTGGGATTCTTTAACCCAAAAGTTCAGCTCAGTTCATCTCACCATCCCTCAAGTCGAAAAGGTACTAATTCAACTAAAAGAacccattaatgcaaagcaagCATTGAAATTTTTCCACTGGTCAGCTCATAATATGAATTTGCAACATGGGATGTCTTCTTATTGCATTACAATTCACATTTTGGTTAAAGCTAGGCTTTTTAAGGATGCCAAGGCATTGGTTGAATCAATTTTAGTCAACAAAAAATCCATGCATGATGGTCCTGTTGAAATGCTTAACAATGTTCTGGATTCACTGCTTGGTTCTTATGAAGTTGTGGGTTCGACCCCTTTTGTCTTTGATTTGTTTATGCAAACTTGCGCTAAGCTGAGGATTATTGATAGTGTTGTTGATGGTTGTAAAGTCTTGGATGAGCGTGGGTTTGGATTGAGTGTTATTAGTTATAATACTTTGCTTCATGTTATGCAAAAGTCTGAGAAGACTTCTCTGGTTTGGAGTTTGTATGAGCATATGATTGACAAGAGAATGTACCCAAATGAAGTTACTTATAGGATTTTGGTTCGTGCTTTGGGTAAAGAAGGGAGGCTAAAGAGGTTTTTGGATGTGGTGGAGAGGATTCATGGCAAGAGATGTTCTTTACCGGGCATGGTGGTGAATACTTGTTTGGTGTTTGGTTTGATAGACGGGGGTAAAGTTGGAGAGGGGATGAATTTGTTGAAGAATATGTTGCAGAAGAATATAATTCCTGATACCATTTCATTTTCGTTGGTTATAATGGCCAAGGTGAGGATGGGGGATCTGGATGCCGCATGGGAGGTATATGAGGAAATGCGTAAGAGGGGTTTTGAAGGGAACTCTTTTGTAAGTACTTCGTTTATTGGTGCTTACTGTAAGCAGGGGAAGATTGAGGAAGCAATGAGGTTGATGCGAGAAATGGATGATTTGGGGATGAAGCCGTATGATGAAACATTTAATCATCTAATTGAAGGTTGTTCGGGAACAGGATATTTGGATGAAAGCTTGAAATTTTGTGAGAGAATGGTCAAGATGGGACTTCTACCAAGTCCTTTGGCATTTAATATGATGGTTGGTAAGCTTTGTTCAGATGGGGAGGCAAAGCGGGTTGATGAAGCTTTGACTGTTTTGTCGGAAATGGGGTTTGTTCCCGACGAAAACACATATTCTCATCTCGCTAATGGCTATATGACACTTGGTGATGTGGAGAGGATTCTGAAACTTTATTACGAGATGGAATATAGATCACTTTCTCCATGTTCTTCATTTTTAAATTCCCTAATAATTGCTCTTTGCGGACATGGGAGGGTAAGAGAAGCAGATGAGTTTTTAAATTTGTTGAAAGCTAGATCACTTATCCCTGGATCACACACTTATAAAACATTGATTGCGAGTCATCTGGAGAAGGGGAACAAAACCAGGGCCCAGCAGCTTTGTGAAGAAATGGTAGAAATGAGTTGA
- the LOC113776814 gene encoding uncharacterized protein LOC113776814, whose amino-acid sequence MSQPYTKSQLSEKLRRLRKKFRVISSRISKGLDQSFLSPHDRALFEISKRLWHPDYADTSPFGGVSGGKATKSDLVGVEVSFLPEILSGLDPNEVENIELKWEKSDNVVEGVDFGDMCHAPSPHVPVT is encoded by the coding sequence ATGTCTCAGCCTTACACTAAATCTCAGCTCTCCGAGAAGCTTCGGAGGTTAAGGAAGAAGTTCCGGGTCATTTCCTCCCGGATTTCTAAAGGGTTGGATCAGTCTTTCTTATCGCCCCACGATCGTGCTCTTTTTGAGATTTCTAAGCGGCTCTGGCACCCTGATTATGCTGACACGTCGCCGTTTGGTGGAGTTAGTGGTGGGAAAGCTACGAAATCGGATTTAGTTGGGGTTGAAGTCAGCTTTTTACCCGAAATTTTGTCGGGTCTGGATCCTAATGAAGTTGAGAATATTGAGCTTAAGTGGGAAAAGAGTGATAATGTGGTTGAAGGTGTTGATTTTGGGGATATGTGTCACGCCCCGAGCCCGCACGTGCCCGTCACATGA